A segment of the Acidobacteriota bacterium genome:
TACCCCGTCAGCCGGACGTCCGCCCGAGGCTGCAGCCGGGCTTGTAGTGTTGACTTAGTCCAGGACTTAGTTTACTCTTCTGCTTATGAAGGTCAATGTCCACGAAGCCAAGACTCATCTCAGCCGGCTCCTCAAACGGGTCGCCTTGGGCGAAGAGATCATCCTGGCGCGGGCCGGCAAGCCGGTGGCGCGCCTGGTGCCGCTGCAGGAAAAACAGCCGCGCGTGCTGGGTCGAGACAAAGGCCTTTTCCAGGTGCCCGACGATTTCAATGATCCGCTTCCCGAAGCCCTGCTCGGGGAGTTCGAGTCGTGAAGCTGCTGCTCGACACACACTGCTGGCTTTGGATGCGTACGGCGCCCGAGAAGCTCTCCGGCAGCGCCAGAGACCTGCTCATCGACCCCGAAAACGACCTCTATTTGTCGCCCGCGAGTTCGTGGGAGATCGCCATCAAGTACGAGCTTGGGAGACTGTCCTTGCCGGAGCCGCCAGCCCAGTACGTTCCCAAACGGCTCGCCCAAGACTCAATCCAGAGCTTGAATATCGACCACCGCCATACCCTGGAAACCGCCTCTCTTCCCACCCATCACCGAGATCCCTTCGACCGTCTTCTCATCGCCCAGTCGCGAATCGAGGGCCTGCCTCTCATGTCTGCCGACGAAGTCTTCTCCAGCTATGACGTCGAGTTGCTGAAAGCCTGAATCAGGCTTTCATTGCCCCTTGACTGTCCGCTCTGATCGCGTTCAGTCCTCTTCGATGACGGCCCGCGCGGTGGCGCGGAGACGGTAGGGACCCTGTGACGGGGCTGGCCGAGGATATCAACGTCTATCCTCCTCAAGCCGCCATTGACCGGAGCCTTTCCATGCGCCAGCTTCACTGGTACGAGGGGTCGATGACGCAGAGGGCGGCCAACAGGTCGGTGGAGGTGATGATGCCGACCAGGGCTTCTTTTTCCACCACCGGAAGGCAGTGGATGCGGTGGGCGTCCATCATGGTTGAGGCCAGACACAATGACGCGCTCGGTTCGATGGTGACCACCTCGCGCGTCATGAACTGGTGGGCCTTGCTGCGCTGAGTGTCGAGGTCGGCTTTGCGCTCGGCCGCCTTGCCGATGAAAGGGCTGGTGATTTCCAAGATGTCGCGGTCGGAAACGATTCCCCTCAGCCGGTCATTCTCCACCACCGCAAGATGGCGGATGCGGTGGGCTTTCATCAAATCCATCATGTCGCCCGCTTCCTCGTCCAGGCCCACGGTGATCACCGGCGTCGCCATGATGTCTTCGACAATGCTGACCGTTTCAGGTTTTTCTTGAGCACCGTTGCTGCGACCGCAAGCGAGGCTGCGCTGCGAGAAGCGCCTGCTCAGCCGCTGCACGATGGTGTCGGGGTCCATGTGCAGGCGGGGGATGAAAATGTGGCGCTCTTCTTCATCCTCCACAAAGCTGACCCGTATTTGAGAGGACTCCATTGCTTCTACTCCTTACGGGGTGCTTATCGGCAAGCAGCGCGGAGTCCATTACTAATGGCAATTACGATTGTTGCTTATTGATTTCTACCCCTCATGCCCAGACTGAGCAGCTTGCGGAAAAGTCAGGTGCCTCCGATCCCTCCGATCGCCAGGG
Coding sequences within it:
- a CDS encoding type II toxin-antitoxin system VapC family toxin — its product is MKLLLDTHCWLWMRTAPEKLSGSARDLLIDPENDLYLSPASSWEIAIKYELGRLSLPEPPAQYVPKRLAQDSIQSLNIDHRHTLETASLPTHHRDPFDRLLIAQSRIEGLPLMSADEVFSSYDVELLKA
- a CDS encoding CBS domain-containing protein, with the translated sequence MESSQIRVSFVEDEEERHIFIPRLHMDPDTIVQRLSRRFSQRSLACGRSNGAQEKPETVSIVEDIMATPVITVGLDEEAGDMMDLMKAHRIRHLAVVENDRLRGIVSDRDILEITSPFIGKAAERKADLDTQRSKAHQFMTREVVTIEPSASLCLASTMMDAHRIHCLPVVEKEALVGIITSTDLLAALCVIDPSYQ
- a CDS encoding type II toxin-antitoxin system Phd/YefM family antitoxin; translated protein: MKVNVHEAKTHLSRLLKRVALGEEIILARAGKPVARLVPLQEKQPRVLGRDKGLFQVPDDFNDPLPEALLGEFES